The Triticum aestivum cultivar Chinese Spring chromosome 7B, IWGSC CS RefSeq v2.1, whole genome shotgun sequence genome window below encodes:
- the LOC123160753 gene encoding alpha-1,3-arabinosyltransferase XAT3 has product MKAGSNESSKKLVSGGALAVWLLLPLVVLVVLKTDCLPQVTVRQLFAQFSFTQPAADDSVNKVPSSGTESVAQQEAVDVARLKAAHDPVVGAPPPLASSNEMAAGVADATRDLKNQTELLAMNGVRDGSGVNSDVAAPRSKLSCNFSFYRMNICAMEGDVRTHGKAATVYVVSPSDDSYRPENGTVTIRPYPRKWEKPTMQLAREVTIRSSGPGATDMSPPRCTVTHDVPAVVFSTGGYSSNFFHAVTDIVIPLYNTAREYDGRVQLVVTDYSRKWIAKYRHVLAALSAYPVIDFDADDNVRCFPKVHVGIESHKELGINPVLSHKGYTLMDFRDFLRSAYSLKRAWSTPVNRTSGGRPRLVMLLRRHSRAFTNDAEAVAAATEVGFEVVAAGPEAVRDMAHFAEVVNSCDVMVGVHGAGLTNMVFLPHNGTAMQIIPWGEMKWPCWSIFGETVPDMGLRYVEYEATAEETTLKDVYPRDHPVFTNPVSIHKQGFDQLWKIFLDGQNVTLDINRFTGVMQQIYQDVTVT; this is encoded by the exons ATGAAGGCCGGGAGCAACGAGAGCAGTAAGAAGCTCGTGAGCGGAGGGGCGCTCGCGGTGTGGCTCCTGCTCCctctcgtcgtcctcgtcgtcctcaAGACCGATTGCCTGCCGCAGGTTACAGTACGACAACTCT TTGCACAGTTCAGCTTCACCCAACCTGCAGCAGATGATTCGGTTAACAAGGTTCCGTCTTCAG GCACAGAAAGTGTAGCGCAGCAAGAAGCAGTTGACGTAGCCAGGTTAAAAGCCGCGCATG ATCCGGTCGTCGGAGCGCCACCTCCTCTCGCGTCAAGTAACGAGATGGCCGCCGGCGTCGCCGATGCCACCAGAG ATCTCAAAAATCAAACGGAGTTGCTTGCCATGAACGGTGTGAGAGACGGTTCTGGGGTAAATTCAG ATGTGGCAGCACCAAGAAGCAAGCTAAGTTGCAACTTCAGCTTTTATCGCATGAACATCTGCGCCATGGAAGGCGACGTCCGTACGCACGGCAAGGCCGCCACCGTCTACGTGGTCTCGCCATCCGACGACAGCTACCGGCCGGAGAACGGGACGGTCACGATCCGCCCGTACCCGCGCAAGTGGGAGAAGCCAACGATGCAGCTGGCCCGAGAGGTGACCATCCGCTCGAGCGGCCCGGGTGCCACGGACATGTCCCCGCCACGCTGCACGGTGACGCACGACGTCCCCGCGGTGGTCTTCTCCACCGGCGGCTACAGCAGCAACTTCTTCCACGCCGTGACGGACATTGTCATCCCTCTCTACAACACGGCGCGGGAGTACGACGGCCGCGTCCAGCTCGTGGTCACCGACTACAGCCGCAAGTGGATCGCCAAGTACCGGCACGTCCTCGCCGCGCTCTCCGCCTATCCGGTCATCGATTTCGACGCCGACGACAACGTGCGCTGCTTCCCGAAGGTGCACGTCGGCATCGAGAGCCACAAGGAGCTAGGGATCAACCCCGTTCTCTCCCACAAGGGCTACACGCTGATGGACTTCCGGGACTTCCTGCGGTCGGCCTACTCGCTGAAGCGCGCGTGGTCGACGCCCGTCAACCGGACCTCCGGCGGCAGGCCTCGCCTCGTCATGCTGCTGCGGCGCCACTCGAGGGCGTTCACGAACGACGCGGAGGCCGTCGCGGCCGCCACGGAGGTCGGCTtcgaggtggtggcggcggggccgGAGGCCGTGCGCGACATGGCCCACTTCGCGGAGGTGGTAAACTCGTGCGATGTGATGGTGGGCGTGCACGGCGCCGGGCTCACCAACATGGTCTTCCTCCCGCACAACGGCACGGCGATGCAGATCATCCCGTGGGGCGAGATGAAGTGGCCGTGCTGGAGCATCTTCGGCGAGACGGTGCCTGACATGGGGCTCCGGTACGTCGAGTACGAGGCGACCGCCGAAGAGACGACGCTCAAGGACGTGTACCCGAGGGACCACCCCGTCTTCACCAACCCCGTCTCCATACACAAACAGGGGTTCGACCAGCTGTGGAAGATCTTCCTCGATGGTCAGAACGTCACCCTTGACATCAATCGCTTCACGGGGGTCATGCAGCAAATCTACCAGGACGTCACCGTTACATAG